The following DNA comes from Vigna radiata var. radiata cultivar VC1973A chromosome 4, Vradiata_ver6, whole genome shotgun sequence.
ACTGCTCTCATTTTCCACAAGACTAATGACTGTCCTGGTTGCCAAATAATTTGACATCCTTTGCAAAGGAGAGGATGTGACAAATAGTTCGTAAGCTTTCAACATATCAGCAGCAGTTGCTACTTCTAGTGGCACGTATGATGGGGTCCCAGCAGCCAACCTTATCTCAAGGCCCTTGGCAAAGTAATGAGCCAATCGCTGGAGTCCATCCCCAAAGGGTGAAGAGTGTTGCTTAATCTGGCCGAGTAAGTCATTTGCATTCCTTTGGTCAAAGCTTGCCACTGCTTGTGCACATTGAGTTAGAAGGGTCCATAAATCTACGGCTGTACCTGCTTTGCTGGACCCTTTCTTTGAACGTGAGCGTCCTCCCTTTCCATTGGACCCTCCTAAATCAACACCCTGTGATGGTTCAGAAGAACATCCACTTTTTCCAATTTGAAAAAGCAGCACCTCATCTAAGATCTCTGGTGACTCTGACTCGCCAGAAAAGACAGCTGAAACCTTGGTGCCTCTTCTTCCATCTTGTTCAAGACCAGCATCATCATCCAGCTCATGGCTTCTCTTTTCTCTAGATGCTGAAGTTGAACGACCCTCTTCCACCATAAACGGCTTCTTATGAGACTGAAAGAGATTCCAGGTTCCATCACGAACCATAAATGCATCAACAACATCTGGGGAATAAACAAGATGGGTTTGCTGTGATAAGAAAGAAGAGTCAAATTCACCTACGCCATTGACAAAGTCAGAGTCACATGAATTATCAGTGGTGCAGCTGCCATTGCTCTCAAAACTAACAGTGCGACCAAAATTTTCATCAGAATCTGCGATGCCAATGCTTTCACCACTGAAAGAAGGGTGGCTGTCATGGACAAGGACATCAAGGAATGATTTTTCAGCAGCCTGGAGTCTCAAACATTCCTGCAACATGCAAGGTTTGTTTAACAGGTCGTCTTCCTCGTCCATGAGGATGTCGCTTATGTATCTAAGGATGTTGTTGGAGTACTTTGTCGATTCTCCACTTGAGCTTGTaccagaagaagaagatgaatcaTCTAACTCAATCCCCTCCGTCACTTGGTTCTGATCCGAAAACACAGAGATAGTACCCCCAAAATTTTGCACAAGAGAGTTGGTGGAAAGCATGTTGAACTCCACCAAGAAACTAATACTAGATGTATCTGAAGATTAGCCAACAATATCTGACTAGGAATCTAAGTGAAAGTATGAAGTAAACGTAATACAGAAGAAGAAACAGGATCACATGAAGAAAGCGAGAAGAATACCGTGGGAATATTGGTGATACATGATAAGAAAGGGTGAATCAGagtaaaaagataattatgGTATAGACTGTGATGAATCTAAACCAAACCTAGTAAACTCAAAATTTTCTGTAGCAGAAGTGTAACCGACACTGTTGAATGATGTATGTTTGAACTTTCTTATATagaatttatttgtttacaGAATGATGCATTATGTCTGTAGAAAGGAAGCTTCAAGGAAGGAGTGAAAGACGGTCAAAGCCGCCAAGCACCTtttgttactattttttaatgCAGACTAGTATTTCTTCCTTGCGTTATAAGATAAACTTAagattaaacattaattataatgatttaGTATGATTAGCTTCACATGAAATTTTTACATTGTTTCAACTTTATATACATATCAAAAATTCAagattacttatatatatagaaataaattaaagattgaaaaaattgaaattcttacACAGTTCATGAAGGCAGAATAGTAAAACTATCATgtataaataatacattattagaATTATCCCAACAACTACTAATACTGACTGAGTAGTATTATATGTTATTGAGTAATTTAATATAgcatattattatattacaactataataattcaaaaataatttcttcttcttttcttctttttttttttcaaaaagagaaatatatcataatcatagtcgtaaaaaataataatagagaaaatggtataattaaattaataagtaTTCTtctttacatttatatataataatatacacttcttaaatcatatataataatcaaatttaattttttcaataattttcgAAATTAACTTTTGTTATGAAATGCTCAGACATAagtttcaactttaaaaatgcaaaatataGCGAGTAGTAgggtaaaaagaaaatcaaaactatAAAATGTACTTTAAAAGAggtaaaaagtaataaatatgataaaattattttggaaattgaaatattatagtaatattattaaaaaaagcatcactaaataaaaactaaaaattatgagaaaagAACATGAGCAAACAAAATATtagatgttttgttttgttgtagTCAGTTACGCCCAAGCGTTAAGGTGTTTTCTTGTAGAAGtgtatttaacaaaaaaataaaacttcacaCGTATCATATGCGATGTAGTCAGAAGTGCACGTGTGGGCAACTTGATCCCCAAGTCATCCAACAAAGAATACTTTTTTGAGagataaacaacaacaaaaagtgCAATAAcatactataaaataaaaagaaaaaaaaaatataagtgatCTGTATGggataatttaatataaattttgaccaaatccaaataaatataattagatgattttttttatttaaaagcccagttaaattaaatttaattataaataatgcttataatatatacatcatagtaaaactattttttaattatttagaggGATTGggtcaattttattataaaattaaaaatcatgaaCCTAATTCTATCTAAATTCTAATTGCATGAACTAGATATATTTAATACAATTCAACGATTCCACCTaaactacaaaattataattaagttggATTGTATTTTACAAGTTCAAAAAGTTTTGTTTAAATAGTTGTAAGATTATATtagaataaacaaattttcgtttaagaaattatttagatttttattttaaatgaaaaacaagtatattttagaataaattatatttaataattcaaatataaataccaaatatatagttttttagtATATATGTATCAAGTAGGTACATATTAATCAAACTACTCCAAATCGATTGTAAAAGAAGGAAATGGATTGTTATTTATATCAA
Coding sequences within:
- the LOC106759163 gene encoding scarecrow-like protein 11, whose translation is MLSTNSLVQNFGGTISVFSDQNQVTEGIELDDSSSSSGTSSSGESTKYSNNILRYISDILMDEEDDLLNKPCMLQECLRLQAAEKSFLDVLVHDSHPSFSGESIGIADSDENFGRTVSFESNGSCTTDNSCDSDFVNGVGEFDSSFLSQQTHLVYSPDVVDAFMVRDGTWNLFQSHKKPFMVEEGRSTSASREKRSHELDDDAGLEQDGRRGTKVSAVFSGESESPEILDEVLLFQIGKSGCSSEPSQGVDLGGSNGKGGRSRSKKGSSKAGTAVDLWTLLTQCAQAVASFDQRNANDLLGQIKQHSSPFGDGLQRLAHYFAKGLEIRLAAGTPSYVPLEVATAADMLKAYELFVTSSPLQRMSNYLATRTVISLVENESSVHIIDFGICYGFQWPCLIKRLSERDGGPPRLRITGIDLPRPGFRPAERVEETGRRLANYCKKFNVPFEYNCLAQKWETIKLADLKIDRNEVTVVSCFYRLKNLPDETVAVNSPRDAVLKLIRKINPNIFIHGVVNGTYSAPFFLTRFREALYHFSSLFDMFEANVPREDSQRLMFEKGLLGRDAINVIACEGAERVERPETYKQWQVRNLRAGFKQVNFDPQLVNNAKQMVKKEYHKDFVVAEDGKWLLQGWKGRILNAISAWTPA